A single window of Eucalyptus grandis isolate ANBG69807.140 chromosome 1, ASM1654582v1, whole genome shotgun sequence DNA harbors:
- the LOC104416804 gene encoding TMV resistance protein N-like, translating to MILVFISISLLVQSDIHMRDKVATQPDTKHSEEAHQPSSPLRAASSNLKGNYDVFLSFRGMDIRKSFLSHLYAALDQKGIYTYVDSEDLQKGDYIKPTLMKAIEHSRIAIVIFSENYASSLWCLEEVAKIMECKKQRDLVVFPVFYKVDPREVRTPRKSYRKAMVKHERKFGRDSEKVKRWKKALFDVGSLSGWDLKDK from the coding sequence atgatcttggttttcatttctatttctttattagtACAAAGTGATATCCACATGAGAGATAAAGTTGCAACCCAACCAGACACTAAGCATTCTGAGGAAGCACATCAACCTTCATCTCCTCTAAGGGCTGCTTCTTCAAATCTGAAAGGGAATTATGACGTCTTCCTGAGTTTTAGAGGTATGGACATCCGAAAGAGCTTCCTCAGTCATCTCTATGCGGCTCTTGATCAAAAAGGAATCTACACTTACGTTGATAGTGAGGATCTTCAGAAAGGCGACTATATAAAGCCGACACTTATGAAGGCGATTGAGCACTCACGTATCGCAATCGTCATTTTCTCCGAGAATTATGCTTCCTCGTTGTGGTGTTTGGAAGAGGTGGCGAAAATCATGGAGTGCAAGAAGCAAAGAGACCTCGTGGTCTTTCCAGTGTTCTACAAAGTGGATCCTAGAGAAGTGAGAACACCAAGAAAGAGCTACCGAAAAGCTATGGTTAAGCATGAGAGAAAGTTTGGGAGAGATtcggagaaagtgaagagatggaaaaaGGCTCTCTTTGATGTGGGTAGCTTATCCGGGTGGGATTTGAAGGATAAGTAA
- the LOC104416807 gene encoding TMV resistance protein N, with translation MDKDHIYEVKTLDHLEALELFDKHAFLGSKEIVIRRDLVDSALHYANGLPLALEVLGSFLCGRREQEWESALNKLAKSPNKTINDVLKLSYDGLEDYAKEIFLDIACFFKGQSTEYIVEVLDSCNFDTTIGVQVLVEKSLITKERETIQMHDLIQLMGMDIVKQECHDDPGKRSRLWLCEDVCDVLSGDMGTNAIKAIVLVLPKTEAIYIGPNAFTNMRRLRLLIMINVHNSFQGPICLPNGLRCFQWPECPWFSNFPLAQRS, from the exons ATGGATAAAGATCATATCTATGAAGTTAAAACTCTAGATCATTTGGAAGCTCTTGAACTTTTCGATAAACATGCTTTTCTTGGAAGTAAGGAAATAGTGATAAGGAGGGATCTTGTGGATAGTGCTTTGCATTATGCTAATGGActtcctttagcacttgagGTATTGGGCTCTTTCCTATGTGGTAGAAGAGAACAGGAGTGGGAAAGCGCATTGAATAAACTTGCTAAAAGTCCTAACAAAACCATCAATGATGTTCTCAAGTTAAGTTACGATGGACTAGAGGACTATGCAAAGGAGATATTccttgatattgcatgtttcTTCAAGGGGCAATCTACGGAGTACATCGTAGAAGTCCTTGACAGTTGCAACTTTGACACGACTATCGGAGTGCAAGTTCTTGTTGAGAAGTCCTTAATAACTAAAGAAAGGGAGACAATACAgatgcatgacttgattcagTTGATGGGCATGGATATTGTTAAACAAGAATGTCACGATGATCCTGGAAAACGCAGCAGGTTATGGCTTTGTGAAGATGTCTGTGATGTTCTATCGGGGGATATG GGAACAAATGCAATAAAAGCCATAGTTTTGGTTTTACCCAAGACAGAAGCAATATACATAGGTCCCAATGCTTTCACAAACATGAGAAGATTGAGGTTGCTCATCATGATTAATGTGCATAACTCTTTCCAAGGTCCTATCTGTCTTCCTAATGGACTGAGATGTTTTCAATGGCCTGaatgtccttggttctcaaatTTCCCCCTAGCCCAAAGAAGTTAG